The bacterium DNA segment ATCGCGGGCGTCGCCGGCGATCAGCAGTCGGCGCTCTTCGGGCAGGGCTGCCTCGAACCCGGTCGCGCGAAGAACACCTACGGCACCGGCTGCTTCCTCTTGATGAACACCGGCGCCGACGCGCCGCGATCCGAAGCGGGGCTGATCACGACCGTCGCCTGGCGGAGGGAAGGGCGTCTCGAGTACGCGCTCGAAGGATCGATCTTCGTCGCGGGATCGGCCGTCCAATGGCTGCGCGACGGACTCGAGTTCTTTTCGCAAGCCGCGGAGAGCGAAGCGCTGGCGAAGTCGGTGCCGAACACCGAAGGCGTCTACGTCGTCCCGGCGTTCGTGGGTCTCGGCGCACCGTACTGGGACGAGGACGCTCGGGGGACCCTCGTCGGCATCACCCGCGGAACGAACCGCGCCCATGTGACCCGCGCGACCCTGGAGTCGATCGCGTTCCAGACCCGGGACGTGATGGGCGCGATGGGACAGGACTCGGGGATCGCGCCGCAGGTGCTGCGCGTCGACGGAGGCGCCTGCGAGAACGACTTCCTCATGCAGTTCCAGGCCGACATCCTCGGGATCACCGTCGAACGCCCCGCCGTCCTCGAGGCGACGGCGATGGGGGCGGCGCGATTGGCCGGGCTGGGTGTCGGCTTCTGGCGGGATGCGGCGGCGCTGGATGCGGGGGGCGGTGCCTCGACGCTCTTCGAGCCGACCATGTCGGAGGACGAGCGGGAAGCGCGCTATCGAGGCTGGCTCCGCGCGGTCGAACGCTCGCGGGCGTGGGCGGAAGAATGACGCTCACGGGCGAACGGCCCCTCGTGATCGCGCACCGCGGCGCCTCCGGCGACCGACCGGAGAACACCCTGCCGGCCTTCGAAGAGGCGATCGCCCAGGGCGCGGACATGATCGAGACCGATCTGCATCTGAGCCGGGACGGCGTCGTCGTCATCCATCACGACGCGGGCCTCGAGCGCCTGGGGGAAGCGGGAGAGATCCGCAGCCGGACGGCGGCGGAGCTCGCGGCCCTCGACGCGGCGCCGGGGGACCCCGAGACGCTCCGGATTCCGACCCTGCTCGACGTCCTCGAAGGCTTCGCCGAGCGGATCGACTGGAATCTCGAGCTGAAGGTCGGACTCGAGACCCCCTACGAGGGGATCGAGGCGCTGGTCCTGTCGGAGGTCGAGGCCCGCGGGCTCCTTCGACGGGTCCTCTTCTCCTGCTTCGACGACGGCGTGCTGGAGCGGCTGCGCGCCGGCTCGCGGGCCGCGAGGCTCGGCGTGCTCGTTTCCCCGCGGGCACCCGACGACGTCTTCGGGCGGGCGGATCGGGTGGGGGCCGAGGCGATCCATCCCCACGTCTTCCTCGTGAACGAGGCGCTGGTCGCCGGTGCCCACGAGCGTGGCCTGGCGGTCTACCCCTACACCGCGAACGAGCCCTCCGAGATGGCGCGTCTGCTCGACCTCGGAGTGGACGGGGTGATCACGAACCACCCGCGGGTGCTCGAAGCGCTCCTCGCGACGCGCGAATTCGCAGCTGAGTAGGCGGCTTGGCGCCCCTTGCCGCGCATTGCTGCGGGCGGCGCTGGTTGACTTTCAGGGCGCGGTGTCATAGGGTCGCAAGTTCGAAAAACGTTGGACCCGCAGTGACTTAGCCGCGTGGCGAAGCGACCGGACTCCCGATCGGCAGGGCCGGGCATGCAGGACGCCCCCGTCCTCCGTCCCACCGATCGAAGGCGAGCCGGAACGCACCAGGCCAGGGCCCGACATCGCACTTGTACTGACCGAGGCGGACTCGGGTCGGTGCGTGCCTCTTCTTACGGTTGGCGGTCTTCGGGCCGGTCCGTCGGGCAGGCGCCACCGCGCGACGCCCAACCCTGCACCCGAACGGGTCCGGGAGGCGTGAGGTCCCTCTCGGTCGACGGCGCGATGAAGGGCCGACGAAGGGCGAAGTCGCGAAGGGTCGACCGACCGGATGCCGTGTCGCGGCGTCGACGCCAGGAGTGGCGCGCGCGACCCGACACGACAACCCGAGCCAGGAAGGCTGGATGCGCACATGATGCGATACGGACTCCCCCCGAAGCAGGGCCTCTACGACCCCGAACTGGAGCACGATGCCTGCGGCATCGGGTTCGTCGCCAATCTCAAGAAGCCGGCGAGCCATCTGATCGTGGAGCAGGCCACCGAGATCCTCTGTCGCCTGACCCACCGCGGGGCCGCGGGCGCGGACGAAGCGACCGGTGACGGCGCGGGCATGCTGATCCAGACGCCCGACAAGTTCCTGCGCAAGGTCGCGGACGCCGCGGGCTTCGGCCTTCCCGAGCTCGGTCGTTATGCCTCCGCCCTCGTCTTCCTCGCGACCGACCCCGACGAGCGCGCCCGCCAGATCGCGATCGTCGAATCCTGGGTGACCGCCGAGGGCCAGGAATTCCTGGGCTGGCGCGAGGTTCCGACCGACCCGACCACGATCGGTGAGATCGCCCGGTCGGGCATGCCCGAGATCAAGCAGTTCTTCGTGGGCGCCGCGGACGGACTCGACGAGATGGCTTTCGAGCGGAAGCTCTACGTGATCCGCCGGCAGATCGAGAACGAGATCGAGCGGCTCGGCTCCGCCTTCCACGTCCCGAGCCTCTCCTCCAAGACGTTCCTCTTCAAGGGCATGTTCCTCGCCCACCAGACGCCCGAGTTCTTCCCGGACCTGCAGGATCCGGATCTCGAGAGCCGGCTGGCGCTCGTCCATCAGCGCTACTCGACGAACACGTTCCCGACCTGGGACCTCGCGCAGCCGTTCCGGTACCTCGCGCACAACGGCGAGATCAACACGATCCGCGGCAACCAGAACTGGATGAACGCGCGCGAGGGCACGCTCCGTTCGGATCTCTTCGGCGACGACCTGAGGAAGATCTTCCCGGTCATGCGGAACGGCACTTCGGACTCCGCGCGCTTCGACAACGCCCTCGAGTTCCTCCATCTCGCCGGCCGTGATCTCCCGCAGTCGATGCTGATGATGATTCCCGAAGCGTGGGAGAACGATCCGACGATGACGGAGGATCGTCGGGGCTTCTACGAGTACTACTCCTGCATGATGGAGCCCTGGGACGGCCCGGCCTCCATGTGCTTCTCGAACGGCGACGGCGTCGGCGCGGTCCTCGACCGCAACGGCCTTCGTCCCTCGCGCTACGTCCTGACCAAGGAAGGCCTCCTGGTGATGGGCTCCGAGGTCGGCACGCTCAAGATCGAGCCCGCCGACGTCGAGGAGAAGGGGCGCCTCGAGCCTGGCCGCATGTTCTACGCCGATCTCGACGAGGGCCGCATCGTCCGCGACGAAGAGCTGAAGGACCGCTACATCCAGCGCCATCCCTTCAAGACCTGGGTCGAGACCCACCAGCTCGAGCTCGGCGACCTCGGTCGGGTCGAAGCGGTGCACAAGCCGAACCCCGAGATCCGGCTCTCGCTCCAGCAGACCTTCGGATACACCCTCGAGGACATGCGCTTCCTGCTCGCGCCGATGGCGGCGAACGGCAAGGAGGCCCTCGGCTCGATGGGCGAGGACGCGGCGCTGGCCTGTCTCTCGGACAGGCCGCGGCTGCTCTTCTCCTACTTCAAGCAGAACTTCGCGCAGGTCACGAACCCGGCGATCGACTCGATCCGCGAGCGCCCGGTCATGACGCTCGATTCGACCCTCGGCGAGGAGAAGAACCTCCTCGACGAGACGCCCGAGCACGCGCAGCTGCTCCGCCTGCACC contains these protein-coding regions:
- the glpK gene encoding glycerol kinase GlpK, with amino-acid sequence MAGFVLALDQGTTSSRALLFDEAGAVVGVEQFEFPQSFPQPGWVEHDPHEIWDSQLRAARGVLEKAGVAPADIAALGITNQRETTVVWDRKTGEPIHPAIVWQSRQSSGVCDDLRSRGLDDEIRARTGLLIDAYFSGTKIRFILDAVDGAQARAEAGELCFGTIDSWLIWKLTGGRVFATEPSNASRTLLFNIHDGSWDPFLLDALRIPEAMLPEVRDSSGAFGETDPDILGAAIPIAGVAGDQQSALFGQGCLEPGRAKNTYGTGCFLLMNTGADAPRSEAGLITTVAWRREGRLEYALEGSIFVAGSAVQWLRDGLEFFSQAAESEALAKSVPNTEGVYVVPAFVGLGAPYWDEDARGTLVGITRGTNRAHVTRATLESIAFQTRDVMGAMGQDSGIAPQVLRVDGGACENDFLMQFQADILGITVERPAVLEATAMGAARLAGLGVGFWRDAAALDAGGGASTLFEPTMSEDEREARYRGWLRAVERSRAWAEE
- a CDS encoding glycerophosphodiester phosphodiesterase, whose translation is MGGRMTLTGERPLVIAHRGASGDRPENTLPAFEEAIAQGADMIETDLHLSRDGVVVIHHDAGLERLGEAGEIRSRTAAELAALDAAPGDPETLRIPTLLDVLEGFAERIDWNLELKVGLETPYEGIEALVLSEVEARGLLRRVLFSCFDDGVLERLRAGSRAARLGVLVSPRAPDDVFGRADRVGAEAIHPHVFLVNEALVAGAHERGLAVYPYTANEPSEMARLLDLGVDGVITNHPRVLEALLATREFAAE